The following are encoded together in the Xanthomonas vesicatoria ATCC 35937 genome:
- a CDS encoding nitrate/nitrite transporter: MFASFLYFDLSFMVWYLLGPLQVPIARSLGLDTQQRALMVAVPILCGAVLRLVLGMFADRIGAKRAGVLAQLAVIAALFGAWQLGVSSMGQVLMLGVLLGIAGASFAVALPLASRWYPPEHQGTAMGIAGAGNSGTVLAALFAPMLAAAFGYQNVFGLACIPLVLTLIVFASIAKEAPAPVARKQWSDYGRVLVGNRDAWRFMFFYAITFGGFSGFASALPGYFHDQFDFDARTAGWATAACVLAGSVMRPLGGVLADRVGGTRALLAVYLLVAALVGIAGFGAGGATLTLALFVLTLLCLGAGNGAVFQLVPQRFGQDIGVMTGLIGMAGGIGGFALAASLGVLKQHTGSYAVGMWLFAAFALGGWALLAGVKAQWRNEWSTAGAARV, from the coding sequence TTGTTCGCTTCCTTCCTGTATTTCGACCTGAGCTTCATGGTGTGGTATCTGCTCGGTCCGTTGCAGGTGCCGATTGCGCGATCGCTGGGCCTGGATACACAGCAGCGCGCCCTGATGGTGGCCGTGCCGATCCTGTGCGGTGCGGTGCTGCGCCTGGTGCTGGGCATGTTTGCCGATCGCATCGGTGCCAAGCGTGCCGGCGTGCTTGCCCAGCTTGCGGTCATTGCGGCGTTGTTCGGTGCCTGGCAACTGGGCGTCAGCAGCATGGGGCAGGTGTTGATGCTGGGCGTACTGCTGGGCATTGCCGGTGCTTCGTTTGCGGTTGCATTGCCGCTCGCATCGCGCTGGTATCCACCCGAGCACCAGGGCACCGCGATGGGCATTGCCGGTGCAGGCAATTCCGGCACGGTGCTGGCGGCGTTGTTCGCCCCGATGCTGGCGGCCGCCTTCGGCTATCAAAACGTGTTCGGGCTGGCGTGCATCCCGTTGGTGCTGACGCTGATCGTGTTTGCGTCGATTGCCAAGGAGGCGCCTGCGCCGGTCGCGCGCAAGCAATGGTCCGATTACGGCCGCGTCCTGGTGGGTAACCGCGATGCGTGGCGCTTCATGTTTTTCTATGCGATCACCTTTGGTGGATTTTCCGGCTTTGCCAGCGCGTTGCCGGGCTACTTCCACGACCAGTTCGATTTCGATGCACGCACTGCGGGCTGGGCCACGGCCGCCTGCGTGCTGGCCGGCTCGGTGATGCGTCCGCTGGGTGGCGTGCTCGCCGACCGCGTCGGTGGCACGCGTGCCTTGCTGGCGGTGTATCTGCTGGTGGCCGCGCTGGTGGGCATCGCCGGGTTCGGTGCCGGTGGCGCCACGCTGACGCTGGCGTTGTTCGTGCTGACGTTGCTGTGTCTGGGCGCTGGAAATGGCGCGGTGTTTCAGCTGGTGCCGCAGCGCTTCGGCCAGGACATCGGCGTCATGACCGGTTTGATCGGTATGGCCGGCGGCATCGGCGGATTCGCGCTGGCCGCCAGCCTGGGCGTGCTCAAGCAACACACCGGCAGTTATGCAGTGGGCATGTGGCTATTTGCCGCGTTCGCCCTTGGGGGCTGGGCACTGCTGGCCGGCGTCAAGGCTCAGTGGCGCAACGAATGGTCCACCGCCGGCGCGGCGCGCGTCTGA
- the nirB gene encoding nitrite reductase large subunit NirB, translating to MAGIRTVEELLKLMPGMYHITVFGAEPHPNYNRILLSPVLAGEQEFDDIVLNSLQWYRDNGIHLHLNKEVTRIDRVRRRVIAADGTEAEYDRLLIATGSVPFVLPIPGNELKGVIGYRDIQDTRTMIDTARSKQHAVVIGGGLLGLEAANGLKARGMDVTVVHLAGWLLERQLDPVAGSLLQQALRARGLEFRLNTATSALLGNAQGEVIGARFADGSEIPADLVVMAAGIRPNTRLAEEAGIHCSRGIVVNDSLQSFDPRVYAVGECANHRGIAYGLVAPLFEQAKVCANHLAQFGIGIYRGSVASTKLKVTGIDLFSAGDFMGGDGCEEIVLSDPAGGVYKKLVIRDDVLVGACLYGDTSDGGWYFKLLKDGTPIQAQRDQLIFGESALGDSGTGGQDRASAMSDSDEVCGCNGVCKGTIVKAISEQGLFTVDEVKKHTKAASSCGSCTGLVEQILMNCLGSNFQETPKTKAVCACTDLSHGEVRRAIREHRLLTHAQAYAFMEWRTPNGCATCRPAINYYMLSTWPHEAIDDPQSRFINERAHANIQKDGTFSVIPQMKGGVTNAGELRRIADVADKYAVPMVKVTGGQRIDLLGVKKEDLVDVWRDLGMPSGHAYGKSIRTVKTCVGSEFCRFGTQNSTQMGIDLETMLANMWSPHKVKLAVSGCPRNCAESGIKDVGIIAVDSGWELHIGGNGGIKTEVARFLVKVTTAEEVREYTGAFLQLYREQAYYLDRTVHYIARVGLDYIRAQVVDDAANRRALYERLLYSLEGLVDPWKARIAGERRQEYLPLRIAAPAATVEG from the coding sequence ATGGCGGGCATCCGCACCGTGGAAGAACTGCTCAAGCTGATGCCGGGCATGTACCACATCACCGTGTTCGGGGCCGAGCCGCATCCCAACTACAACCGCATCCTGCTGTCGCCGGTGTTGGCCGGGGAGCAGGAGTTCGACGACATCGTGCTCAACTCGCTGCAGTGGTATCGCGACAACGGCATCCATCTGCACCTGAATAAGGAAGTCACACGCATCGACCGGGTACGTCGCCGCGTCATTGCCGCCGATGGCACCGAAGCCGAGTACGACCGCCTGCTGATCGCTACTGGCTCGGTGCCGTTCGTACTGCCGATCCCGGGCAACGAGCTGAAGGGCGTGATCGGGTACCGCGATATCCAGGACACCCGCACCATGATCGACACCGCGCGCAGCAAGCAGCATGCGGTGGTGATCGGCGGCGGCCTGCTTGGTCTGGAAGCGGCCAATGGCTTGAAGGCGCGCGGCATGGACGTGACCGTGGTGCACCTGGCCGGCTGGCTGCTGGAACGCCAGCTCGACCCGGTGGCGGGCAGTCTGCTGCAGCAGGCACTGCGCGCACGTGGCCTGGAATTTCGCTTGAACACCGCAACCAGCGCGCTGCTCGGCAATGCGCAGGGCGAGGTGATCGGGGCCAGATTCGCCGATGGCAGCGAAATCCCTGCTGATCTGGTGGTGATGGCCGCCGGCATCCGCCCCAACACGCGCCTTGCCGAAGAAGCCGGCATCCATTGCTCGCGCGGCATCGTGGTCAACGACAGCCTGCAGAGCTTCGATCCACGCGTGTATGCGGTGGGCGAGTGCGCAAACCATCGTGGGATCGCCTACGGCCTGGTAGCGCCGTTGTTCGAGCAGGCCAAGGTCTGCGCGAACCATCTGGCGCAATTCGGCATCGGCATCTATCGCGGCTCGGTGGCGTCGACCAAGCTCAAGGTCACCGGCATCGATCTATTTTCCGCAGGTGATTTCATGGGCGGCGATGGCTGCGAGGAGATCGTGCTGTCCGACCCGGCCGGTGGTGTCTACAAGAAGCTGGTGATCCGCGACGATGTGCTGGTGGGGGCGTGCCTGTACGGCGACACCAGCGATGGCGGCTGGTACTTCAAGCTGCTCAAGGACGGCACGCCGATCCAGGCGCAGCGTGACCAGCTGATCTTTGGTGAAAGCGCGCTGGGAGACTCGGGCACCGGCGGTCAGGATCGTGCCAGCGCCATGTCAGACAGCGACGAGGTCTGCGGCTGCAACGGCGTGTGCAAGGGCACGATCGTCAAAGCCATCAGCGAGCAAGGGCTATTCACTGTCGACGAGGTGAAAAAGCACACCAAGGCCGCTAGTTCCTGCGGCTCTTGCACCGGCTTGGTCGAACAGATTCTGATGAACTGCCTGGGCTCCAACTTCCAGGAAACCCCGAAAACCAAGGCCGTCTGCGCGTGTACCGACCTCAGCCATGGCGAGGTGCGCCGCGCTATCCGCGAGCACAGGCTGCTCACCCATGCGCAGGCCTACGCGTTCATGGAATGGCGCACGCCCAACGGCTGCGCCACCTGCCGGCCGGCGATCAACTACTACATGCTCTCGACCTGGCCGCATGAGGCCATCGACGATCCGCAGTCGCGTTTCATCAACGAACGCGCGCACGCCAACATCCAGAAGGACGGCACCTTCTCGGTGATTCCGCAGATGAAGGGTGGGGTGACCAATGCGGGCGAGCTGCGCCGCATCGCCGATGTGGCAGACAAGTACGCGGTGCCGATGGTCAAGGTGACCGGCGGCCAGCGCATCGATCTGCTCGGCGTCAAGAAAGAGGATCTGGTGGATGTGTGGCGCGATCTGGGCATGCCGTCCGGCCATGCGTACGGCAAGTCGATCCGCACGGTAAAAACCTGCGTGGGCAGCGAGTTCTGCCGCTTCGGCACCCAGAACAGCACCCAGATGGGCATCGACCTGGAAACCATGCTGGCCAATATGTGGAGCCCGCACAAGGTGAAGCTTGCGGTGTCCGGTTGCCCGCGGAATTGCGCCGAATCCGGTATCAAGGACGTGGGCATCATCGCGGTCGATTCGGGCTGGGAACTGCATATTGGCGGCAATGGCGGCATCAAGACCGAGGTGGCGCGCTTTTTGGTCAAGGTGACAACCGCTGAGGAAGTGCGCGAATACACCGGCGCATTCCTGCAGCTGTACCGCGAGCAGGCCTATTACCTGGATCGCACCGTGCATTACATCGCACGGGTGGGGCTGGACTACATCCGCGCGCAGGTGGTGGACGACGCGGCCAACCGGCGTGCGCTGTACGAGCGCCTGCTGTATTCGCTCGAAGGCCTGGTCGACCCATGGAAAGCGCGCATCGCCGGCGAGCGCCGCCAGGAATATCTACCGCTGCGCATCGCAGCGCCTGCCGCAACCGTGGAGGGATGA
- the nirD gene encoding nitrite reductase small subunit NirD: protein MSMHNDAWVHVCALQELPMLGARVLEVDGLPAIAVFRTASDQVFALQDRCPHKGGPLSQGIVAGDTVTCPLHGWAIGLQSGQACAPDVGCAPRYPIKVEAGAVWIVLQPVAQPDAVTEPAT, encoded by the coding sequence ATGAGCATGCACAACGACGCATGGGTGCACGTGTGCGCGCTGCAGGAGTTGCCGATGCTGGGTGCGCGCGTGCTGGAAGTGGATGGTCTACCGGCGATCGCCGTTTTCCGCACAGCCAGCGACCAGGTGTTTGCGTTGCAAGACCGTTGCCCGCACAAGGGCGGGCCGTTGTCGCAAGGCATCGTGGCCGGCGACACCGTGACTTGCCCGCTGCATGGCTGGGCGATCGGCTTGCAAAGCGGGCAGGCCTGCGCACCGGATGTAGGCTGCGCGCCGCGCTACCCGATCAAGGTGGAGGCCGGTGCGGTGTGGATCGTGTTGCAGCCGGTGGCGCAGCCGGATGCTGTGACTGAGCCGGCAACATGA
- a CDS encoding nitrate reductase: MHRITRSTCCYCGVGCGVLIHSEHDADRERIVGIEGDPLHPANHGRLCSKGLALPQTVASTQGRVLAPELRRHRQAPRAPVSWEQALTHVTSKLAAIVQAHGPDSVAFYLSGQLLTEDYYVFNKLAKGLIGTNNIDTNSRLCMSSAVTAYKLALGADGPPTCYEDLELAHTVVFAGSNMAYAHPVLFRRLEEARARNPDIRWIVIDPRRTDTAAMADLHLAIEPGTDVALFNGMLHHLIWEGLVDARFVAASTQEFDALKRMLREYTPRMSAEICGISHEDLVQAAEWFGRSPAALSLYCMGLNQSAHGTDKNLALINLHLATGQIGKPGAGPFSLTGQPNAMGGREVGGMATMLAAHREIGNAEHRAEVERLWDVPAGRISPNPGTPAVALFERLRAGSLKAVWIVCTNPVHSMPDVAGIRAALEQAELVIVQDAFSGTDTVPYADVLLPAASWGEKDGTVTNSERRITRVRKAVEAPGQARADWWIANEVARRLEARLAPATGAGLFAFDSTAQIFDEHRALTVGRDLDMGGVDYAVLDQSPQQWPFPAGATQGQARRYTDGVFATADGRARFHATPYRKVAEATSARFPMRLLTGRLRDQWHGMSRTGRVAAAYAHSPEPSLRMHPDDATRRGLVAGELVQVASKRGALVLPLELSDELRSGTVFAAMHWSGQTLSSGGINEVSTPAVDTRSYQPELKHAAVRVEKAVFGWHLLAARRGDALAMQQALQPLLRECGYASLRLHAEPLDDGGGQWAVLQAACERAPDAAWIDRLIAALQLPAGPDVLEYRDLRRGLMRRVGWRTQDDQSHIDGLLLTAAQPSDADRSLLTLALAGKPWPGARLAVFAPTRAAPSDPIVCTCMHVTARAIHTAINDGADVAQLKQRLGCGTICGSCIPQLTRLCRQPRLA, translated from the coding sequence ATGCATCGCATCACGCGCTCGACCTGTTGCTATTGCGGCGTGGGCTGCGGCGTACTGATCCACAGTGAGCACGATGCCGATCGCGAACGTATTGTAGGCATCGAAGGCGACCCGCTGCATCCGGCCAATCACGGCCGTCTGTGCAGCAAGGGTCTGGCGTTGCCGCAGACTGTTGCAAGTACGCAAGGGCGGGTTCTTGCACCGGAATTGCGCCGGCATCGGCAGGCACCGCGTGCGCCGGTGAGCTGGGAGCAGGCACTTACCCACGTCACCAGCAAACTGGCGGCCATCGTCCAGGCGCATGGCCCGGATTCGGTGGCGTTCTATCTGTCGGGGCAGTTGCTCACTGAGGACTATTACGTCTTCAACAAGTTGGCCAAGGGCCTGATCGGCACCAACAACATCGACACCAACTCGCGCCTGTGCATGTCCAGTGCGGTCACCGCTTACAAGCTTGCACTCGGCGCCGACGGCCCGCCGACCTGTTACGAAGATCTGGAGCTGGCGCACACGGTGGTGTTTGCGGGCAGCAACATGGCGTACGCGCATCCGGTGCTGTTTCGCAGGCTCGAAGAGGCGCGCGCTCGCAACCCGGACATTCGCTGGATCGTAATCGACCCTCGGCGTACCGATACCGCGGCCATGGCCGACCTGCACCTGGCAATCGAACCCGGCACCGACGTCGCTTTGTTCAACGGCATGCTGCATCACCTGATCTGGGAGGGTCTGGTGGATGCGCGCTTCGTTGCGGCGAGCACGCAGGAGTTCGATGCCCTCAAGCGGATGTTGCGCGAGTACACCCCGCGCATGAGCGCCGAGATCTGCGGAATCTCGCACGAGGACCTGGTGCAGGCGGCCGAGTGGTTCGGGCGTAGTCCAGCGGCGCTGTCGCTGTATTGCATGGGCTTGAATCAATCCGCGCACGGCACCGACAAGAACCTTGCGCTGATCAATCTGCATCTGGCCACCGGTCAGATCGGCAAGCCGGGGGCAGGGCCGTTTTCGTTGACCGGCCAGCCCAATGCGATGGGCGGGCGGGAAGTGGGCGGCATGGCGACGATGCTGGCGGCACACCGGGAGATCGGTAATGCGGAGCATCGTGCCGAGGTCGAACGGCTGTGGGACGTGCCGGCGGGGCGCATTTCGCCAAACCCGGGCACGCCGGCGGTGGCGTTGTTCGAGCGGCTGCGCGCCGGCAGCTTGAAGGCGGTGTGGATCGTCTGCACCAACCCCGTGCATTCGATGCCGGACGTGGCCGGCATTCGCGCCGCGCTGGAACAGGCCGAACTGGTGATCGTGCAGGACGCCTTCTCCGGTACCGACACCGTGCCCTATGCCGACGTCTTGCTGCCGGCGGCCAGTTGGGGCGAGAAGGATGGCACGGTCACCAATTCCGAACGCCGCATCACCCGCGTCCGCAAGGCGGTAGAAGCGCCTGGACAGGCGCGTGCCGATTGGTGGATCGCCAACGAAGTTGCCCGACGACTGGAGGCGCGGCTGGCACCGGCCACCGGTGCCGGCCTGTTCGCCTTCGACAGCACCGCACAGATCTTCGACGAGCATCGTGCGTTGACGGTAGGGCGCGACCTGGATATGGGGGGCGTGGATTACGCAGTGCTGGACCAGAGTCCGCAGCAATGGCCGTTTCCCGCAGGCGCCACGCAAGGGCAGGCGCGCCGCTATACCGATGGCGTGTTCGCCACTGCCGATGGCCGTGCGCGATTTCATGCAACGCCGTATCGCAAAGTGGCCGAAGCCACGTCGGCACGTTTTCCGATGCGCCTGCTCACCGGTCGCCTGCGCGACCAATGGCATGGCATGTCGCGTACCGGGCGCGTCGCCGCGGCCTACGCCCATAGCCCGGAACCGTCCTTGCGCATGCATCCGGACGATGCCACGCGTCGCGGGCTGGTGGCCGGCGAATTGGTGCAGGTCGCCAGCAAGCGCGGTGCGTTGGTGCTGCCGCTGGAACTATCCGACGAACTGCGCTCGGGGACCGTGTTTGCCGCAATGCACTGGAGCGGGCAGACACTGTCCAGTGGCGGCATCAACGAAGTCAGCACGCCGGCAGTGGATACGCGCTCGTACCAGCCCGAGCTCAAGCATGCGGCAGTACGCGTGGAGAAAGCCGTGTTCGGCTGGCATCTGCTGGCGGCACGTCGCGGCGATGCACTGGCGATGCAGCAGGCGCTGCAGCCGCTGCTACGTGAGTGCGGCTATGCCAGCCTGCGTTTGCATGCCGAACCGCTCGACGATGGCGGCGGGCAGTGGGCGGTGCTGCAAGCGGCGTGCGAGCGCGCGCCCGATGCGGCGTGGATCGACCGTCTGATCGCCGCGTTGCAATTGCCGGCCGGGCCGGACGTTCTGGAATACCGCGATCTGCGCCGTGGATTGATGCGTCGCGTCGGCTGGCGCACGCAAGACGACCAGAGCCATATCGATGGCCTGCTGTTGACCGCCGCACAGCCCAGCGACGCCGACCGGTCGCTGCTGACCCTCGCCCTGGCTGGCAAGCCCTGGCCGGGTGCCCGGCTGGCCGTATTTGCCCCCACACGTGCCGCACCCAGCGACCCCATCGTGTGTACCTGCATGCATGTCACAGCCAGGGCGATTCATACGGCCATCAACGATGGCGCTGACGTCGCGCAGCTCAAGCAACGGCTGGGCTGCGGAACCATCTGCGGCTCCTGCATTCCGCAACTGACCCGGCTATGCCGCCAACCGCGGCTGGCCTGA
- the cobA gene encoding uroporphyrinogen-III C-methyltransferase codes for MVLLSAGPGDLELLTIKAVRALAVAQVLLLDDLANPDIVELAPHARVIRVGKRGGCRSTPQEFICRLMRRYALQGLRVVRVKGGDALLFGRAGEEIAFLRAAGVGVQVINGVSAAFAAAAALEVSLTHRAHCHGITFVTAHTHDHGGPNWGALAASGTTLGIYMGLRRADALATALLAYLPASTPAAIVQAATRPEQQRRLTTLGELGTTAAALLPGLPTLLLVGDALSEASLACDDRFGATLQQAAG; via the coding sequence GTGGTGCTGTTGTCCGCCGGCCCCGGCGATCTGGAACTGCTCACCATCAAGGCGGTAAGGGCGTTGGCAGTGGCGCAGGTGCTGTTGCTCGACGACCTGGCCAACCCCGACATCGTCGAGCTGGCACCACATGCGCGCGTGATCCGGGTCGGCAAACGCGGTGGTTGCCGCTCCACGCCGCAGGAATTCATCTGCCGGTTGATGCGGCGTTATGCGTTGCAGGGCCTGCGCGTGGTGCGGGTCAAGGGCGGCGATGCCTTGTTATTTGGGCGCGCCGGCGAAGAGATCGCCTTTCTGCGCGCCGCCGGTGTCGGCGTGCAGGTGATCAATGGGGTCAGCGCGGCATTCGCGGCGGCGGCGGCGCTTGAGGTATCACTGACCCATCGCGCGCATTGTCACGGCATCACCTTCGTCACCGCGCATACGCACGACCACGGCGGGCCAAACTGGGGTGCGCTGGCGGCCAGCGGTACAACGCTGGGCATCTACATGGGCTTGCGCCGCGCAGATGCGTTGGCGACGGCGCTGCTGGCGTATCTGCCTGCCAGTACGCCAGCTGCCATTGTGCAGGCAGCCACCAGGCCGGAGCAGCAGCGCAGGCTGACCACGCTTGGCGAGCTGGGAACGACTGCCGCAGCGCTATTGCCGGGTCTGCCGACCCTGCTGCTGGTGGGCGACGCATTGTCTGAGGCATCACTGGCCTGCGACGACCGCTTCGGTGCGACATTGCAGCAGGCGGCTGGATGA
- a CDS encoding KGG domain-containing protein codes for MEDGQNSTRSRRGFAALDPEKRRVLASSGGKAAHASGNAHEFTSDEAREAGRKGGQAVSRDRDHMSRIGSKGGRSKQAKPQEESA; via the coding sequence GTGGAAGACGGACAAAACAGTACTCGTAGCCGGCGCGGTTTTGCCGCATTGGATCCGGAGAAGCGTCGCGTGCTGGCCAGCAGCGGTGGAAAGGCGGCGCACGCCAGCGGCAATGCACATGAATTCACCAGCGACGAAGCCCGCGAGGCAGGCCGTAAGGGTGGCCAGGCAGTGAGCCGCGACCGCGATCATATGTCGCGTATCGGCAGCAAAGGCGGACGCTCCAAGCAGGCCAAGCCGCAGGAAGAATCCGCTTAA
- a CDS encoding ferritin-like domain-containing protein: MAEPRENLMDWLRDAHAMEQQAEQMLKAQAARIEHYPKLKARIEEHLQETLGQQRLVESCIERLGGSPSVIKDAMGKMAAFGQAMGGMTTSDEIVKGAMASYVFENLEIATYTALLGAAKTVGDIETQRVCEQILPQEQAMADWLLAHLPELTEEFLVRDATPGVTAKK, encoded by the coding sequence ATGGCCGAACCCCGAGAAAACCTGATGGACTGGTTGCGCGATGCGCATGCAATGGAGCAGCAGGCAGAGCAGATGCTCAAGGCCCAGGCCGCGCGCATCGAGCACTATCCGAAACTCAAGGCACGCATCGAAGAACATCTTCAAGAAACCTTGGGCCAGCAACGCTTGGTGGAATCGTGCATCGAACGCCTGGGCGGGTCGCCTTCCGTCATCAAGGACGCCATGGGCAAGATGGCCGCGTTTGGTCAGGCCATGGGGGGAATGACCACCTCCGACGAGATCGTCAAGGGCGCGATGGCCAGCTATGTGTTCGAAAATCTCGAGATCGCTACCTACACCGCATTGCTAGGTGCAGCCAAGACGGTGGGCGACATCGAAACCCAGCGTGTCTGCGAGCAGATTTTGCCTCAGGAGCAGGCCATGGCCGACTGGCTGCTTGCCCATTTGCCCGAGCTGACAGAAGAGTTTCTGGTGCGCGACGCTACACCGGGCGTGACCGCCAAAAAATAG
- a CDS encoding M14 family metallopeptidase — translation MTTHLHYPIGTPGQPWGDDERMAWRARQVVRRSYAAEVVQIIEALDERYQRVQYGTIAADAAQYPLLALRSAGWDSALPCALVTGGVHGYETSGVQGALLFLQHQAADYVGRINLLVAPCINPWGYERIQRWNANAVDPNRSFRDDSPAAESAALMQLVAATAGNILVHIDLHETTDSDESEFRPALAARDGKPFVPGSIPDGFYLVGDSEDPQPAFQQAVIAAVEQVTHIAPADAQGQIIGAPVTGHGVINYPVRRLGLCAGVTDARYRTTTEVYPDSPRATPEQCNAAQVAAICAALDYALSEA, via the coding sequence ATGACAACGCATCTCCACTATCCGATCGGTACTCCTGGCCAGCCGTGGGGCGATGACGAACGCATGGCCTGGCGTGCGCGTCAGGTGGTGCGACGCAGCTATGCAGCCGAGGTGGTACAGATCATCGAGGCATTGGATGAGCGCTACCAACGCGTGCAATACGGCACCATCGCGGCGGACGCTGCACAGTACCCGCTGCTGGCATTGCGCAGTGCTGGCTGGGACAGCGCGCTGCCCTGCGCACTGGTCACAGGTGGCGTGCATGGCTACGAGACCAGTGGCGTGCAAGGCGCGTTGCTGTTTTTACAGCACCAGGCGGCGGACTATGTGGGTAGGATCAACCTGCTGGTTGCGCCATGCATCAATCCCTGGGGCTATGAGCGTATCCAGCGCTGGAATGCCAACGCGGTGGATCCAAACCGTTCGTTCCGTGACGACAGTCCGGCTGCAGAGTCGGCGGCTTTGATGCAACTGGTTGCTGCAACTGCTGGCAACATACTGGTGCATATCGACCTGCACGAGACCACCGATAGCGACGAAAGCGAGTTCCGTCCAGCACTGGCGGCGCGCGATGGCAAGCCGTTCGTGCCTGGCAGCATCCCGGATGGGTTCTATCTGGTGGGCGATAGCGAAGACCCGCAGCCCGCGTTTCAGCAGGCGGTGATCGCGGCGGTGGAGCAGGTCACGCATATCGCACCGGCCGATGCACAGGGGCAGATCATCGGTGCGCCGGTCACCGGTCATGGCGTGATCAATTACCCGGTGCGACGCCTGGGCCTGTGTGCCGGCGTCACCGATGCGCGCTATCGCACCACCACCGAGGTATATCCGGATAGTCCGCGCGCCACGCCGGAGCAGTGCAACGCTGCACAGGTTGCGGCGATTTGTGCGGCGCTGGATTACGCGCTCTCGGAGGCGTGA